From the Helianthus annuus cultivar XRQ/B chromosome 17, HanXRQr2.0-SUNRISE, whole genome shotgun sequence genome, the window CAGTTATGAAGTTTGGAAAGGAGTTTAAGCAGCAGAAGGTGCCAGAATGGACCGACGCCTACGTGGACTACAACGGGCTCAAACGAATATTACACAAAGTTCGACAATTCAGACAACGCCAAAGACCTCCAACACCAATGAGAATTTCCCAGCAGTTATCATTATACAAACCCTTTAGTGGTCTAGATGTAAAATCTAGCCCTGAAGAGACTAAAAACGATGTTGAGGACCAAGTAATAGCCGTTGAAACTGTACAAAATGGCGATTCTAGAGAAGTATACAACACCAACTTTTTGCCATCAACTAATGAAGGAGAAGAGAGCGAGGTAACGTTTTTCGAGAAGCTTGATGAGGAGCTTAACAAGGTTAATACCTTTTATAGGGACAAGGTGGAAGAAGTAATCGAGGAAGCAGCTTCGTTGAATAAGCAAATGAATGCTTTAATCGCATTGCGGATCAAAGTCAAACAACCGGATATCAAAAAATGCCATATTCTGAGAAAGGTCTCGACGGATAGTAGTTCCACCGAATCCTCAAAATCTGATTCTCCTAATAGAGAAGATACATTAGGTATGCGCCATATGAAACATTTTGAAGTCGAAAAAGAAAAATCGTAAAAGTACTGATCATTAACTTGAGTTCTGTATTGCAGAGAGCAGACATGTGGGTTCGAAAATTGATGTCGAGGGGATCGATGATGCCTATAGAAACGGAGTGAATCCTGATAATAATGAATCGGATCCTTTGGATGTACTTGACCGTGTGAGGATTAATAATACTCTTGAAAGCCCAATGTCAACCATCAGAAGTGTTCTTAACGATTCAAAAGACAAGGATTTGAGATTTAAGAAAGAGGAGCTAAAAGAAGCAGAAGGACAGCTGAAGGTCGCTTTTGTTGAATTCTACCGCAAACTTCATCTTTTGAAGCATTACAGGTGGTTAATCGATAATTTAAACTACATGTGTGTACAACTGTACATACATATAGATGTTGGATACTTGGAAGACATCTGTAACATGACAATCTTTTTCTTTTTGTTCATGAATGTAACAGTTACGTAAATCTCCTTGCATTTTCGAAGATATTGAAAAAATATGAAAAGGTCAGCAAGCTATTAAAATACTCGAAACCTATTATAATTATGAATGCATAGAACTTGTTATATGTTTTAAACTTTTGTTCTGTATGTGCAGATTGCATTAAGACGGGCAGCGAGGTCGTATATGAAAACTGTGGATGATTCTTACATTGGTAGCTCCGATGAGGTTTGCGAAAAATTTAATTGTTTTCTTTATATGCTGGTATAGAAAACGTATGGGACACATTCGTTTAATTAGTTGTTCTTGTAAGGTAATGTGTGATATGCTTACGTTTTAGGTCACGCTTCTCCTCGATCGAGTGGAGAGTACTTTCAGCAAATACTTTGCAAACTCTAACCGTAGAGAAGGTATGAAAGTTTTGAGGCCAAAACGGAAGAGAGAAAAACACAGGGTAACATTCTTTTCAGGTACATAAGCAAGCATCCACTATCACACAACGTTACCCAATTCAACTTCAATATATTATGATATCATTGTCTGCAATTAACAACATATATGTATAATGTTATTTTGTTCCACTTTTTCAGGATTCTTTTCTGGTTGCTCAATAGCACTGCTGATTGCTATCATATTACTTATACAAGCAAGGAAAGTAACTACTAGAAAGGAGCATTCCATGTATATAGACAATGTTTTCCCTCTTTACAGGTGATGTATTATTTAAAAGAAATAGAAATGATTCCCCTGGCCCGCTTATGTTTTATTGAACTCTTGATTAACAATTTATAATGTGCAGTTTGTATGCGTATATAATCCTACATATGCTTATGTATGCTGCAAATATATACTTCTGGAAGCACTGTAGAATCAATTACTCCTTCATATTTGGTTTTAATCAAGGAACTGAATTAAGCTACCAGGATGTATTCCTCTTTAGCACGGGTCTTGCAGTTCTGACACTTGGCACCTTTCTGGTGCACGTACACATGAAAGTGGATTCCGTTAATGCTGTGTATTCCAAATATACAGAGTTAGTTCCATTGGGATTACTCATTGTAAGATACGAAACCGTTTCTCTAATTCTCTAGCCTTTGCTTGCTTGCACGCATACCAATTCtctaatttttttaatttcttcATGCAGGTTTTCGTTGCCATCTTTTTATGTCCGTTCAATATCTTGTACAAATCCAGCCGTTTATTTCTTATGCGAAGTCTGTTTCATTGTATTTGTGCTCCTCTCTACAAGGTATTCattttctatatatataaactaTAGTAATAAATATGTTTATCcacatttctttttttttatcagGTTCAATTTGCTGATTTTTTCTTGGCGGATCAGTTGACTAGTCAGGTTCAAGCGATGCGGTGTTTAGAGTTTTACATTTGCTACTATGGGATGAGATGGTATACGAAGGAAGAGAAGTGTCATCATTTGGATCTCTACAATTTCTTCTATATTATTATGGCGGTTATACCATATTGGATTCGGTTTCTTCAGGTCCCTTCATGCTCCTTTCTCATTGCTTAATGTTATACATCTCTTGGTTTAATATCGGTATACTAAGCAATTAAACAATAAACTATTATAgcaatagtaatagtaataatatgaCATTAGGGACATAAATGTTTGTAGGGTAGTAGTTTTTGTTAGAGAAATCACAAAAATACATTTTCTTGGGTATGTTATTGCCATGTCAAAACCTGATCACTAACATGACCATGAGATATGTGAGACAGTGAGAGCATTAACGATAGGAAGTTTTTTTTCTAGTTTTTAGACTCCAAAAGCGCCACAGCATCAGGTTTTACTATTGTGGAGTTCATTTTTTGCACTCGTTTTTGGGTTGTAGTTCTTGGCTAAAAAGAAGAAAAAACGGATTGGAGTGGGGGCCACTCTActatttaataatatatatatatatatatatatatatagagagagagagagagagagagagagagagataaatgagtggttaaaaaataaaaagatggtGATGATGTGTCAatgttttttgttgtttttagGTTTTCTTATTGGGTGTGTTTTGGGTATTTTTGAAGCAGAGCGTTTTTCTGATGCGTCAACTGACTTAGCACGTTTTTTAACGTTTTTAGATCTTATTGTGGATGATCTGACTAAGAGTCGCGTATTAGACTTCTTCCTAAAAGTATTGACTAACGTGATGCACGTATAGATTTGCATAGGTATTGTAATTCCTGTATAGAAtgaaaatatttaaggtttaggGGAGTAAAAGTTGATACGCGAATCTATTTTAGGAGAGTAAAAGTAGATACGCAACCAAAGATTCGCGTATCTTAAAGCCATTACCACCAAGTTTCCCTTTTGTATACCATATTGTCGCAAAAGGAAAAAAAAGGGTTAAGAGGTATGATACTCTGTACTTGTAGTGTGTTCGGCGACTGTTTGAGGAAAAAGACTGGGTCCACTTGGTCAACGGATCAAGATACTTCTTGACAATTGTAGCAGTAGTAGTTAGAACTGTGTTTGaactgaagatgaagaaaagcTGGAAGGTTTTGGCCCTAGTGAGTTCAGTTGCTGCAATTCTGTTCAACACATATTGGGATATCGCTATAGATTGGGGACTTTTACAAAGAAAATCGAACAACATGTTCCTTCGGAACAAGCTTGCAGTATCGCACAAATATGTGTACTTTGTAGTCATGGTACAAAGACACAACTCTTGATCTTATCATCCACCTattgttgttgtatttttatATTGAGTTAACCGCCATTTACTTCCCTATGGTTTTGTCCACTTATGTCATTTCAGGCCAAATTTCAAAACAGTACCATTTTCTTCCCTATCATTCTCGAAACgtgtcatttcagtccaaaaaactAACCATAttacagtggcgaagcttgaaaatttccacctgggggtcggaagtcaccaaacctaaaaattctatataagtaaatttttttttatataaaaccggggggtcgaaaacgtatacacctaaaaaattctacacgaaacgtacatacataacactactgagcgaataGTCCCCCCCCCCCCGGCCCCCCGCAGCCCCTTGAAAACTACGCCCCTGCATAGTTAAGAACTTGGTTTGCTCAAGGGTAAAATTATCATTTTAcgtagattttttttatttttcattttttaaacttccttttattattaaaacacaTACACACTATGTAAAAGAAGTTTAAAAAATGAAGAATAAAAAAATCTAttaaaatgaccattttacccctgagcTAACTGAGTTTTTTAACTAGGGTTAGTTTtcttggactgaaatggcacatTTCGAGAATGTCATGGAGGAAAATGGTAAATTTTGAAACTTGGCCTGAAATGGCATAAGtggacaaaccacaaggacgtaACTAACAGTCAACTCTTTTACATCCCTTTTAATATGTATCTGCTTGTATATATATTGTTTTGCAGGTACTGGATATTGTACTAAGACTTGCTTGGCTACAATTGGTGGTGAAATTTAACATACGCGCTCTGAAAGGAACTGTGATATCAGCCTTATTTTCCTCCCTTGAAATATTCCGGCGTGGTGTATGGATGTTTTTTAGGTATACACTTTCCTTTAAAATGAtaagttagttagttagttagttaacGGTTTTATGAGGTTACTGTATGTGTGCGTGCAGGTTGGAGAATGAGCATTTGAACAACGTCGGGAAATATAGAGCATTTAAAAGCGTCCCGCTTCCCTTCAGTTACTATGAAGAGGACGAAAACGAAAAGAAGGATGAATGAAATATTTTTGCATTTTTCAGTACGGTGATAATTGCCCCATATTGATACTCACAAGCATAAGGTACAGATCTTGGTTGAGAATTTTAAATTTTGTAGGGTTCTCGTAAAAAATGCATGATGCCAAGATgagtttttgtatattttttaaaaatttgtaAGGAACATATTAATCTTTAATAATCATGAATTTTGGTGGCTAATTTTGCCATTAAAGCTGCCTGTTTATTTGAAAAACGTAACTTGCTACATCAGTttaatgaattattattattattttattattaaattaataagTGAGTTGATCGAATTTGAAACATAAAATAATGATTTCGAGGTAAGAACACCAATGAATCTGAGAAGAAACTCAAAATCAATACTACACATTACCAATCATCTCATATACAATTTATACAAATGAGTTCTTACACCTACAACCCCCACATTATGCTATTTTTATAATTGACCCCCCTCGACTATTTAATTCCTAACAATCCGAGACTTCTCCTACCATTGCTTAACGGTTTCTAACAGACAAACAAAAAAGAAGCATGAACCACCGGTACTAACTACTAACATATCATAAGTTTCTTTAACTTTCCTGCTGATCACCACTACTTACTTTATCGTCAGTACTTATTCTGCTGACCATACAAGTTTTTAGGGATGAGCGTGGTCGTGGTAGTGAAAACACCATTTTCGGTACCGAAAATCGTCAAAACTAGGTACAATCCGGTACCAAATACTCATTCCTACAAGTTTCTATTGAACCACTTTAGACTACACGGTGTGGAGGGGCTTGAAAGAAGGGCGTGGAGCAACACGTGTCAACCATGTTAGCATGGTGGCGTGGAGAAAAAAGCATGGAGTGAGAAAGTGGCGTGGaagaatataaaaaaattaaaaaaataaacatcaaCCAATCAAAACAAACCTAAACTACACCCACCAATCATTAGTCTTCACCTCACCACACATTTGCCCCCACGCCGGTGGATATCCTCAAGCCCCAAGCACAACGCCGTTCACACCGCGGGGCACGGGGTGATTTTGTGGGTGTGGACTGACAACAACACCGTGTTTCCACGCCCACACCGTATGGTCTTACTAGCCAATAGACCATTGTTATTGATCATTGATTACCATCAACACCATTCCTAAACTTTACCCGTTAACTTTATGTTTAACTTTAGCACTATTTTCAACTTATACATTGAAGATTCCTAAGTCTCTTTTCTTTTGACAACCAGTCAAATGATTTCTCATTACCTTACCTTAACCAATCTTATATATTCTCTCTTTTTTCCTACAAACTTTATATAACTTGTATTTTCCGTTTTTACACTATATACAAAAGGCAACTTTATGAGTTTTGTCAGCTGCGTGGCAGCTTGCCACTGGCAGTTATTGTTAAATTGTTAATATCTTATTTGGAGTGTTTTgttcttttgaaaaaaaatatttgatGGTTAGGGGTTGTTTGTGGTGTCTTTGGCTTTGTCCGTCTTCTCGTGTCGGGTTCGTGAGTTGAATGGTTCAGTCCACACACGGCACGGTGTatttatttgtgtaaaacccctAAAATGCACACACTTTAACATCATGTAGCCCGAACATGGTTCGTTCAACCCAGTGATATAAACCTATCAAACGGTTGACGTGTAGTAATTGTTGGAAATCTTTCGAATAAGTAAACGAAATTCTGCAGATGGCCTAAACGATAATGTTCATAGAATGAATTGATAAATTACAGATTTGGTGATACAGATGTATATATACGTACATACATAGGGTTTTATAATTGTTTtataattgctcggatggtccctgtggtttcacgttttttcacgtttagtccctacattttgaaaatagcatgtatgctccctatggtttgtcattttgttactcggatagtcccccaacatttactctggggactatccgagtaacaaaatgacaaaccatagggagcatacctgctattttcaaactaactgacatctactcagggactatccgagtaacaaaatgacaaaccatagggagcatacctgctattttcaaaaggtggggactaaacgtgaaaaaagttgaaaccacagggaccatccgagcaattaactctaataaaaaataataataactatatctAGCTTATCTATTTTGTATACATATAATGCTGAACATATATGTATTCTTGTACGTCTAACaccctcccgtaagctagatTACTTCAGGTGACATGCGAAGAAGCTCCTTAAGTCTAATGAAGTCTTTTGGTTGTAATGCTTTCGTCATAATATCAGCTATCTGATCCTTCGTTGCACAAAAAATGACGTTTAGTTCTCCTTTCTTGACTAGATCTCTGATAAAGTGATACTTAACTCTTATATGTTTGCTCTTTCCATGATAAACCGGATCCCTTGCTAAACATATTGTAGATTTATTATCACAGTATAAAGGAATTGAGGAAACGTTATTTTCTTGCAGATCATCTAAAATTCCCTTGATCCATAAAGCCTGACAGCCAGCTAATGATAAGGCCATGTATTCTGCCTCTGTTGATGATAAAGCCACTACCTTTTGTTTCTTTGACTGCCATGAGATGGGACCTGAACCTAAATGAAATATATATCCGGATGTGCTCTTGCTATCATCCATATCTCCCGCATAGTCACTATCACTAAAACCTACAAGAACTTTCTTTCCTCCTTTGGAGTATGTAATTCCTTGATTTTGAGTTCCTTTGATATATCTAAGTATTCGTTTAGCTGCTTCCCAGTGATTCTTCCTCGGGTTTTCCATAAATCTGCTAATTTTGCTGACCGCAAACATGATGTCCGGTCTTGTGTTGGTAAGATACATCAGACTTCCTACTAGGCTTCGATACACACCTTCGTCTACAAACTCTTCTGGGTCATCCTTTGATAATTTCAACCCATACTCCATAGGTGTAGATACCGTATTGCATTGTGTCATTTTATATTTATCTAATAAGTTTTTCATATACTTCCTTTGGGACAGTATGATATTTCCGTCTTCATAAAGTACTTCCATGCCCAAGAAGTAATGTAACCTTCCCATATCAGTCATTTCAAACTCCTTATTCATTGACTCTTTGAATCTCGTAATTAAGTGCATGGAATTACTTGCAATAATTAAATCGTCGACATATAAGCATATCACTAACTTCCCTTTGttagtgtcttttatatataaaGTATGCTCATATGCACTTTTCTTAAAATTATGTTGTAAGAAGTATGAGTCTATACGACTGTACCatgctcttggtgcttgttttaAACCATAGAGAGCTCGCTGAAGATGACATACCTTTTGTTATTCTCCTTGTTTAATGTAACCTTGAGGTTGTTCTATGTAGACTTGTTCATTCAGTTTTCCATTTAGGAAAGCTGTCTTAACATCCATTTGATGAAGATACCAACCATAATGAGCAGCTAGAGCTAGCACTATTCGAACTGTTTCGAATCTTATTACGGGTGCAAACACCTCCTGATAATCTATTCCATATTTCTGCCTGTATCCTTTTACTACTAGTCTAGCTTTGTATTTGTCTACATTTCCCTTTTCATCATATTTAGTTTTATAAATCCACTTTACTCCTATTGGCTTCTGATGTTTTGGTGGATCTACTAGTACCCAAGTGTGATTTTTATTAATGGAGTCCATTTCCCTGTCCATTGCTGCTATCCATTTTGCATCTTTACTTGCTTCTTCATAACTTGTCGGATCTGTACTTGCATAGAGAACAAAATTCACCACTTGATTTTGGTTGTACTTCTGTAATACCTCTGCATTCGTTAGTTTTCTTGTATTGCGATATACATTCCTAATGCTTTTGGTTTTAATGACTTCGTTTTCTGAATCTGTAGATGAAGTGTCACCACTGTTTTGTTGATCTTGATCAGCACTTTGTTGTTGTGCTTCATACGTCCCCGAGTCACTGCAAACTTGTTGATCATTATTGGGAGTTTCTTGATTTGGTTCTTCGTTTACGTTATCTGTTGTGTGGTTATCAATTTCCTGTTCTTGGTTATTCTCTTCATCATGTTGAATTTGTATCTCCTCTCCATCAGTAATGATAAGCGGTGCATTTGAACCTTCACCTTCGAAAACCCATCTCTTATTTTCATCAAAGATCACATCACGACTAATGATGATCTTGTTAGTTTGGGGGTTATATAGCTTATAACCCTTGCTAGCTTCACTATATCCAACAAATAtagtttttattgttttgttGGATAACTTGTCCCTGTGTTGTTTGGGTACAAGAGCATAAGCTAGGCAACCAAATACTCTCAAATGTTCTACATTTGGTTTCTGTCCATTCCAGGCTTCGAAAGGAGTGATGTTCGGTCTGGTCTTCGTAATTGTTCGATTTAAGATGTAAGTAGTGCATGCTACCGCTTCTGCCCAGTAACAGTTAGGTAATTGCTTAATGTTCATCATGCTTCTACTTAGTTCCATTAAAGTCCTATTCTTCCgttcagctactccattttgttgaggagtatagCTGTTAGTAAGCTGATGTCGAATCCCATTAAGTCTCAGATATTCCTGAAATGATTTGCTACAATATTCTCCTCCGCGATCCGTCCTTAAGGTTTTGATTACATGATTTGACTGCTTCTCATTCAAAACTCTAAAATTCTTGAAGTGATATAGTGCCTCGGATTTAAATTTGAGAAAATACATCCATGTTTTTCTAGTGTAATCATCGATAAATGTGATGAAATATCTACATCCACCGATGGATTCTGTTCTCATTGGACCACATATGTCGGAATGAACTAATTGTAATGGTTCAGTAGCTTGCCAGACCATTTTTTGTGAAATGGTTTCCTGGCATGTTTTCCAGATATGCAACCTTCGCATATACTGTCATCCTTCTTTATCTTTGGTAGTCCAAGTACTAAATCCTTGTTTTTCATGTCAATCAAAGTATCCATGTTCACATGCCCATAGCGTCTGTGCCATAGACGTGAGGAATCACAGGTAGTCATATTCATGGCATATGTCAGATCGCTTTCAGGATGTAATGGGAACATCTTATTGTTGGTCATCTTAACAATACCAAGAAATTCATCATTTGAATCTTTGATAACGCATCTATCTCCCTTAAACGCAACTTCATATCCTTTCCCTATGAGTTGCCCTACGCTTAACAGGTTATGTTTCAACCCCTTTACATAAAATACATCTGGTATCTTCCTTTCTCTTCCTCTAATCGTAATAGAGATATTTCCCTGCCTAATA encodes:
- the LOC110922536 gene encoding phosphate transporter PHO1 homolog 10 isoform X1, translated to MKFGKEFKQQKVPEWTDAYVDYNGLKRILHKVRQFRQRQRPPTPMRISQQLSLYKPFSGLDVKSSPEETKNDVEDQVIAVETVQNGDSREVYNTNFLPSTNEGEESEVTFFEKLDEELNKVNTFYRDKVEEVIEEAASLNKQMNALIALRIKVKQPDIKKCHILRKVSTDSSSTESSKSDSPNREDTLESRHVGSKIDVEGIDDAYRNGVNPDNNESDPLDVLDRVRINNTLESPMSTIRSVLNDSKDKDLRFKKEELKEAEGQLKVAFVEFYRKLHLLKHYSYVNLLAFSKILKKYEKIALRRAARSYMKTVDDSYIGSSDEVTLLLDRVESTFSKYFANSNRREGMKVLRPKRKREKHRVTFFSGFFSGCSIALLIAIILLIQARKVTTRKEHSMYIDNVFPLYSLYAYIILHMLMYAANIYFWKHCRINYSFIFGFNQGTELSYQDVFLFSTGLAVLTLGTFLVHVHMKVDSVNAVYSKYTELVPLGLLIVFVAIFLCPFNILYKSSRLFLMRSLFHCICAPLYKVQFADFFLADQLTSQVQAMRCLEFYICYYGMRWYTKEEKCHHLDLYNFFYIIMAVIPYWIRFLQCVRRLFEEKDWVHLVNGSRYFLTIVAVVVRTVFELKMKKSWKVLALVSSVAAILFNTYWDIAIDWGLLQRKSNNMFLRNKLAVSHKYVYFVVMVLDIVLRLAWLQLVVKFNIRALKGTVISALFSSLEIFRRGVWMFFRLENEHLNNVGKYRAFKSVPLPFSYYEEDENEKKDE
- the LOC110922536 gene encoding phosphate transporter PHO1 homolog 10 isoform X2, whose translation is MKFGKEFKQQKVPEWTDAYVDYNGLKRILHKVRQFRQRQRPPTPMRISQQLSLYKPFSGLDVKSSPEETKNDVEDQVIAVETVQNGDSREVYNTNFLPSTNEGEESEVTFFEKLDEELNKVNTFYRDKVEEVIEEAASLNKQMNALIALRIKVKQPDIKKCHILRKVSTDSSSTESSKSDSPNREDTLESRHVGSKIDVEGIDDAYRNGVNPDNNESDPLDVLDRVRINNTLESPMSTIRSVLNDSKDKDLRFKKEELKEAEGQLKVAFVEFYRKLHLLKHYSYVNLLAFSKILKKYEKIALRRAARSYMKTVDDSYIGSSDEVTLLLDRVESTFSKYFANSNRREGMKVLRPKRKREKHRVTFFSGFFSGCSIALLIAIILLIQARKVTTRKEHSMYIDNVFPLYSLYAYIILHMLMYAANIYFWKHCRINYSFIFGFNQGTELSYQDVFLFSTGLAVLTLGTFLVHVHMKVDSVNAVYSKYTELVPLGLLIVFVAIFLCPFNILYKSSRLFLMRSLFHCICAPLYKLTSQVQAMRCLEFYICYYGMRWYTKEEKCHHLDLYNFFYIIMAVIPYWIRFLQCVRRLFEEKDWVHLVNGSRYFLTIVAVVVRTVFELKMKKSWKVLALVSSVAAILFNTYWDIAIDWGLLQRKSNNMFLRNKLAVSHKYVYFVVMVLDIVLRLAWLQLVVKFNIRALKGTVISALFSSLEIFRRGVWMFFRLENEHLNNVGKYRAFKSVPLPFSYYEEDENEKKDE